From Taeniopygia guttata chromosome 21, bTaeGut7.mat, whole genome shotgun sequence, one genomic window encodes:
- the PER3 gene encoding period circadian protein homolog 3 isoform X6, with protein sequence MDASERRGGGAERGAAPAAAAWAGGGREAAAPGGAAGARCAACAGSGTELHSPESGGGPDAEKANSEQLNWSQSHKDMMMMIQEMKRCLPEEKRNSNKPSTISALNYALQCVQQVQANNDFFQALNDRRAFQADVVTYSIEELVAVASEHTPKNTDTFVAVFSLLSGRIVHISEQAASILNCKKKVLDSSRFVELLVPQDVSVFYTHTDQSHLPLWNMENQTASPYEYAQVKSFFCRIKGGKDQEQEARCYPFRITPYLVHVCTSVHVDAESCCLALAEKIHSGYEAPRIPMDKRIFTTTHTPGCVFLDIDDRAVPLLGYLPQDLIGTSILMYLHPEDRPLMITIHRKILKFAGQPPFEHLPIRFCTQNGDYVILDTSWSSFVNPWSRKVVFIIGRHKVRTEILLALSRSPLNEDVFAPRSKETSSVEKEIRELQGQIYKLLLQPVHSNVSSGYGSLGSSGSYEHYISIASSSDSNGNCAEETQEPMTLQQVCADVNRIKNLGQQLYIASRSKPQNASEQAVSSEVLGGKRHPASCFLQTLRGDSTEPGNTFYDDSKKTPHIPSYQQINCVDSIIRYLESCSIPALKRKCKSSANTSSSSSEDDKQVQQSQQEVRALEEVTTMEDAAVGSEQVEPPPVNAQSLTVLPEDLKPVGLTKETLSAHTQKEEQNYVDKFRQRVLLSPFRTYLQQGSGSNNRHSCGQGDSPSKQMSPASYKKGKHGKFKRQKPQRQCLDSHSSSKNRNSLPCEKRRNQKQLFSPSEVSYLRSSSLNVHPPVGFPAYSNPVSTFPTSSGGEQLALRSLQPQSMSSSQLCCGTQSYPVFYPPSIGTFMAVFFQGFPMYAQMPQHVFLPSPPCVYPPSSYPCTTLPPAPPPCAPSPVAPPSVDQPFPASPHSSLEDQQEGQCDQALLLSSSRSSSPLQLNLLQEELPKPMELSISADVKPHAEDKHDNDPEDSGNSAALEFPDRALYEDSQLGSGSAASGSGSALSASLGSSFNETSGHGTAGSGKSSKYFASNYSSEASKEEENREAEEKGTAYKSKHESAWVMMDHTPERFLMNYQMPNRIKEEVLKQDLEKLAVMQKQQPWFTDGQKEELAEVHSWIRTQTVPLQISTQGCVTCDSREASCEAAVAADSMENKGETPPVLPR encoded by the exons ATGGACGCGAGCGAGCGGCGAGGCGGCGGCGCGGAGCGAGGCGCGGCTCCGGCCGCGGCTGCCtgggccggcggcgggcgggaggcggcggcgcccGGGGGGGCTGCGGGCGCTCGGTGCGCGGCGTGCGCGGGAAGCGGGACCGAGCTGCACAGCCCCGAGTCTGGCGGCGGCCCGGACGCCGAAAAAGCCAACAG CGAACAGCTGAACTGGAGCCAGTCACACAAAGATATGATGATGATGATCCAAGAAATGAAAAGGTGTTTGCctgaagagaaaaggaattCTAACAAGCCCAGTACCATCAGTGCTCTCAACTACGCCTTGCAGTGCGTCCAGCAGGTCCAAG CAAACAATGACTTTTTCCAGGCTCTGAATGACCGAAGAGCATTTCAGGCAGATGTGGTGACATACAGCATAGAAGAGTTGGTGGCAGTTGCATCTGAacacactccaaaaaacact GACACGTTTGTGGCTgtattttctttgctgtctgGACGCATAGTGCATatttctgagcaggcagcatcTATTCTGAACTGTAAGAAGAAAGTGTTGGATTCTTCCCGGTTTGTGGAGTTGCTTGTCCCTCAGGATGTGAGTGTGTTCTACACACACACTGATCAGTCTCACCTGCCGCTTTGGAACATGGAAAATCAAACAG CTTCTCCGTATGAATATGCCCAGGTGAAATCCTTTTTCTGCAGGATCAA gGGTGGGAAAGATCAAGAACAAGAAGCACGTTGTTACCCCTTCCGAATCACCCCATACTTGGTCCACGTGTGCACTTCTGTCCATGTGGATGCAGAGTCCTGCTGCTTAGCTTTGGCTGAGAAAATCCACTCTGGATATGAAG CTCCTCGAATTCCTATGGATAAAAGAATATTCACCACCACACACACCCCTGGATGTGTTTTTCTGGACATAGATGACAG AGCAGTGCCTTTGTTGGGTTACTTACCTCAGGATTTAATTGGAACATCCATACTGATGTATTTGCACCCAGAAGATCGTCCTTTGATGATCACTATTCACCGGAAAA TACTGAAATTTGCTGGCCAGCCCCCTTTTGAACATTTACCTATTAGATTTTGTACTCAAAATGGGGATTATGTCATACTGGACACCAGCTGGTCCAGTTTTGTGAATCCTTGGAGCAGGAAAGTTGTGTTCATCATTGGCCGACACAAAGTCCGGAC TGAAATACTGTTGGCTCTCTCCAGAAGCCCTCTGAATGAAGATGTCTTTGCCCCAAGAAGTAAAGAAACGAGCAGCGTGGAGAAAGAGATAAGAGAATTACAAGGACAAATTTACAAACTGCTTCTGCAG CCAGTTCACAGCAATGTTTCCAGTGGTTATGGAAGCCTTGGAAGCAGTGGCTCTTATGAGCACTACATCAGCATAGCATCTTCAAGTGACTCCAATGGGAACTGTGCAGAGGAAACACAGGAACCA ATGACATTGCAACAAGTTTGTGCAGATGTCAACAGAATAAAGaacctggggcagcagctgtaCATTGCATCGAGGAGCAAGCCACAGAATGCAAGTGAACAGGCTGTGAGCTCCGAAGTTTTGGGAG GGAAGAGGCACCCTGCTTCCTGTTTTCTTCAGACACTGAGAGGGGATAGCACAGAACCAGGCAACACATTTTATGATGATTCAAAGAAGACTCCCCATATTCCTTCCTATCAGCAGATCAATTGTGTTGATAGTATCATCAG ATATCTAGAGAGCTGCAGTATTCCAGCAttgaaaaggaaatgtaaatCTTCTGCAAATACATCATCGTCATCTTCAGAAGATGACAAACAAGTCCAGCAAAGTCAGCAGGAAGTCAGGGCATTGGAAG AAGTGACTACAATGGAGGATGCTGCTGTTGGAAGTGAGCAGGTTGAGCCGCCTCCTGTGAATGCTCAGAGTCTCACAGTGCTGCCTGAGGACCTAAAGCCAGTTGGGCTAACAAAAGAGACATTGTCAGCCCACACTCAAAAGGAGGAGCAGAACTATGTTGACAAGTTCCGACAGAGGGTCTTGCTCTCTCCATTTAGGACGTACCTTCAACAGGGAAGTGGAAGTAACAACAGACATTCTTGTGGCCAAG gtGATTCCCCTTCAAAGCAGATGAGCCCAGCTAGctataaaaaaggaaaacatggaaaattcaAGCGCCAGAAACCTCAGAGACAGTGCTTAGATAGCCACTCTTCtagtaaaaatagaaatagtCTTCCATGTGAGAAGAGAAGAAATCAGAAACAGTTGTTCTCTCCTTCAGAAGTGTCCTATCTGAGGTCCTCCAGTCTGAATGTCCATCCTCCTGTGGGATTTCCTGCCTATTCAAATCCAGTGTCTACTTTTCCAACCTCTTCTGGAGGAGAGCAGCTTGCCCTTCGCTCATTACAACCTCAGTCCATGTCCTCATCACAGCTATGCTGTGGAACACAGTCATACCCAGTCTTTTATCCCCCAAGCATAGGCACATTTATGGCTGTATTTTTTCAGGGTTTCCCCATGTATGCTCAGATGCCTCAACATGTCTTTCTCCCTAGCCCTCCGTGTGTTTATCCCCCCTCTTCATATCCATGCACCACGCTACCTCCAGCACCCCCTCCTTGTGCTCCATCACCAGTAGCACCACCCTCTGTGGATCAGCCctttccagcctctcctcactCATCTCTGGAGGACCAGCAAGAGGGCCAGTGTGACCAGgccctgctgctgagcagctcacGGAGCAGCTCCCCACTTCAGCTGAATTTGCTTCAAGAAGAGCTGCCAAAACCTATGGAGCTTTCCATTAGTGCTGATGTTAAGCCACATGCAGAAGATAAACAC GATAATGATCCAGAAGATAGTGGTAACAGTGCTGCTCTTGAATTTCCTGACCGCGCGTTGTACGAGGACTCTCAGTTGGGTTCAGGCTCAGCAGCATCAGGCAGTGGATCAGCTTTATCTGCTTCTTTAGGCTCTAGCTTCAACGAGACTTCTGGTCATGGCACAG CAGGTAGTGGGAAAAGCAGCAAGTATTTTGCCAGTAATTATTCTTCTGAAGCTTCCAAAGAAGAGGAGAATcgggaagcagaagaaaaagggacAGCTTATAAATCGAAACATGAGTCAGCCTGGGT